A single window of Watersipora subatra chromosome 11, tzWatSuba1.1, whole genome shotgun sequence DNA harbors:
- the LOC137407991 gene encoding uncharacterized protein encodes MEEQQQVYLEENRKLMELLVKGQTETAAKLAPSAALPKFSEYDLATELLTDYMNRYYTFVAAHSIPEERKANVFLINQSPALYKQISNMAGQLETPKLINEVTMEEIDNFLKEQYDPPRFLVRERYKFWSTMKRKPGETIHELANRIRQEATTCDFSNIDDPLDEAMRTRFVCSVNNEAVLKALFKVKETELSFKRAIEIATETEDAAKIAKETVYGEQQKVNKVQPDHRTKTPTGTSNYKEARQTTFNCYRCNKTTHTAKECPYRSATCNFCQKLGHLRVACRKRKATTNKRPIAQKSTPKQQLKTIRRIHMEQLQKSIEIEEQIIEMELDTGACDNFITEEVWCKLEKPVLSTTTTNYESASKHPIEVIGQCQLNAKTVKGNPIALNFVVSRVPNLNLIGRGAIKLLGISIDNLLSQQTTTTCKLVDQETADKSLQQSCEQLCNEFPDLFNNDLGCLKDYELEIKFKADAKPVFYKPRPVPFAIQDKLNLAYETGIQRGIWKPVQFN; translated from the coding sequence ATGGAAGAACAACAACAAGTTTATCTAGAAGAAAATAGGAAACTCATGGAACTACTGGTGAAAGGTCAAACCGAGACAGCAGCTAAGCTAGCACCATCGGCAGCCTTACCCAAGTTTTCAGAGTATGATCTAGCTACTGAACTATTGACTGATTACATGAATCGATATTACACTTTTGTAGCGGCTCACTCTATACCTGAGGAGAGAAAAGCTAACGTGTTCTTAATTAATCAGTCACCTGCTCTCTACAAACAGATCAGCAACATGGCTGGCCAACTGGAGACTCCAAAACTTATAAATGAAGTTACCATGGAAGAAATAGATAATTTCTTAAAAGAACAATATGATCCCCCACGATTTTTAGTACGCGAGCGTTATAAATTTTGGAGTACTATGAaaaggaaacctggagaaactattcatgAACTAGCGAATAGAATTAGACAGGAAGCGACCACATGTGACTTTTCTAATATTGATGATCCATTAGATGAAGCTATGAGAACACGGTTTGTCTGCTcagtaaataatgaagcagttctcaaagcaCTGTTCAAAGTAAAAGAAACTGAGCTATCTTTTAAAAGAGCTATTGAAATTGCGACAGAAACTGAGGATGCAGCCAAGATAGCCAAAGAAACCGTATATGGAGAGCAACAAAAAGTTAACAAGGTACAACCAGATCATAGAACTAAGACACCAACAGGAACTTCAAACTACAAAGAAGCAAGACAGACAACTTTCAATTGCTACAGATGCAATAAAACTACACATACTGCTAAGGAATGTCCATACAGatctgctacatgtaatttttgcCAGAAGTTAGGACATCTAAGAGTTGCCTGCCGAAAAAGAAAAGCAACTACTAATAAAAGGCCTATAGCACAGAAATCTACACCAAAACAACAGCTTAAAACTATTCGAAGAATACATATGGAACAACTTCAAAAGAGTATTGAGATAGAAGAACAGATCATCGAGATGGAGTTAGATACAGGAGCCtgtgacaacttcattactGAGGAAGTCTGGTGTAAACTTGAAAAACCTGTACTCTCTACAACAACGACAAACTACGAATCTGCTTCAAAACATCCTATTGAAGTAATTGGACAGTGCCAGCTGAATGCTAAAACCGTAAAGGGAAATCCTATTGCTTTAAACTTTGTAGTTAGCCGGGTTCCAAATCTCAACCTGATAGGACGAGGAGCAATCAAACTATTGGGGATATCAATAGACAACCTGCTCAGCCAACAAACTACTACGACTTGTAAATTAGTAGACCAGGAAACAGCTGACAAAAGTCTACAACAATCTTGCGAGCAACTCTGCAATGAATTTCCTGATCTATTTAACAACGATCTAGGCTGTCTAAAGGATTACGAGCTAGAAATAAAATTCAAGGCAGATGCAAAACCAGTGTTTTACAAACCTCGACCTGTTCCATTTGCTATTCAAGATAAATTAAATCTAGCCTACGAAACTGGAATTCAAAGAGGAATTTGGAAACCAGTACAGTTTAATTAA